A window of the Sporosarcina sp. FSL K6-2383 genome harbors these coding sequences:
- a CDS encoding DUF3006 family protein, producing the protein MTKKYTLDKIEDSQYVFLEHPEEINQLLIPKEEITVEISEGDIVLIEETESGYTIELQKEETENTREKVSNLLEKLKNKK; encoded by the coding sequence ATGACAAAAAAATACACACTAGATAAAATCGAAGATAGCCAGTATGTATTTTTGGAGCATCCGGAAGAAATAAACCAACTACTGATCCCGAAGGAAGAAATCACAGTCGAGATTTCCGAAGGTGACATTGTATTAATAGAAGAAACAGAATCGGGCTATACAATAGAATTACAAAAAGAAGAAACTGAAAACACACGTGAGAAAGTAAGCAACTTGCTCGAAAAACTAAAAAATAAAAAGTGA